In Hymenobacter aquaticus, a single window of DNA contains:
- a CDS encoding mechanosensitive ion channel family protein — protein sequence MTLHEILNIRFLGNNLGAYLTCLGILLFGYAFKTLLSRLLSKLVFRFIRQRTEGVSELQFQALLIQPVSIVVFLVTVYLAFQVLDYPVRSSELTRNDPWPQVALFRLYQMGIIFGLAWIALRLVDFLELVFRRRAETSVSRLNDQLIPFAKDLLKVLVLTFAFLVMLGRVFGVNVTALIGGLGIGGLAVAFAAKESLENLIASFTIFLDRPFAVGDLVEVGGVTGTVEKVGFRSTRLRTAEKSYVTVPNKSMIDKPLDNLSLRTARRVTFTLALSHATNSEQLRGIVQEAQRVIQEYPLTSNDVQIKFSALTPAAKEVTVQYFVETTNYEEYLNVKEELNYRLVELVEKHGGSFASTGTTIVQLPNADRLRGLQSSEQHVL from the coding sequence ATGACCCTGCACGAAATTCTGAACATCCGTTTTCTGGGCAACAACCTGGGCGCGTATCTGACGTGTCTGGGCATTCTGCTGTTTGGCTACGCATTCAAGACGCTGCTGTCCCGGCTGTTGTCCAAGCTGGTGTTCCGCTTTATCCGGCAGCGCACCGAGGGCGTAAGCGAGCTGCAGTTTCAGGCCCTGCTGATTCAGCCCGTTTCCATCGTGGTGTTTCTGGTCACGGTGTATCTGGCGTTTCAGGTGCTCGATTACCCGGTGCGCAGCTCCGAGCTGACGCGCAATGACCCCTGGCCCCAGGTGGCGCTGTTCCGGCTCTACCAGATGGGCATCATCTTCGGCTTGGCCTGGATTGCCCTGCGCCTGGTCGACTTTCTGGAGCTGGTATTCCGCCGCCGGGCCGAGACGAGCGTGTCGCGCCTGAACGACCAGCTGATTCCCTTCGCCAAGGACTTGCTGAAAGTGCTGGTGCTCACGTTTGCCTTTCTGGTGATGCTGGGCCGTGTGTTCGGCGTCAACGTCACGGCCCTGATTGGGGGCCTCGGCATTGGTGGTCTGGCCGTAGCTTTTGCCGCCAAGGAAAGCCTGGAAAACCTGATTGCCTCGTTCACCATCTTCCTCGACCGGCCCTTCGCCGTGGGTGATTTGGTGGAAGTAGGCGGCGTGACGGGCACCGTGGAGAAAGTCGGTTTCCGGAGCACCCGCCTGCGTACGGCCGAGAAAAGCTACGTGACGGTGCCCAACAAGTCGATGATTGACAAGCCGCTGGATAACCTTTCCCTGCGCACGGCCCGGCGCGTCACCTTCACCCTGGCCCTGAGCCACGCCACCAACAGTGAGCAGCTGCGCGGCATCGTGCAGGAGGCCCAGCGCGTCATTCAGGAGTACCCGCTGACCAGCAACGACGTGCAGATCAAGTTTTCGGCCCTCACGCCGGCGGCCAAGGAAGTCACGGTGCAGTACTTCGTGGAAACCACCAATTACGAAGAGTACCTGAACGTGAAGGAAGAGCTGAACTACCGCCTCGTAGAGCTGGTCGAAAAGCACGGCGGCTCGTTTGCCAGCACCGGCACGACCATCGTGCAGCTGCCCAACGCCGACCGGCTGCGCGGCCTGCAATCCTCCGAGCAGCACGTGTTGTAG
- a CDS encoding TerB family tellurite resistance protein, producing the protein MNDTQLLQNYSDQEKAAYLSVIASLASADREASAAEVEFLQQLSHTAGLSGGATQQVLAAAKDATNESIKQNLDTLRGSDLRFSLITDLISFARADGAYSNTEEEMVNKMAAYLGVNQQQTKALESVVDQAASVPHDANDPGKQGFLSGITDKLGSVGIPKGALMAGLLGVVAPMVISGVMNRGGQSSGMGGMGGGLGSVLGGSGTMGGLLGGAAGNVMGSGSMGGLLGGLLGGGLLSGVLGGGGGGGSYGNVPQQGSHVGSGGLGSLTSILGGLGGVPGSAPRSAGGGGLGGLLGGGMGSLLGGLFGR; encoded by the coding sequence ATGAACGATACCCAACTCCTGCAGAACTACTCCGATCAGGAAAAAGCCGCATACCTGAGTGTTATTGCCAGCCTGGCCTCGGCCGACCGCGAAGCCTCGGCGGCGGAAGTGGAATTTCTGCAGCAGCTGTCCCACACGGCCGGTCTTTCCGGTGGGGCTACCCAGCAGGTGTTGGCGGCCGCCAAGGATGCCACCAACGAAAGCATCAAGCAGAACCTCGACACGCTGCGCGGCAGCGACCTGCGCTTCTCCCTCATCACCGACCTGATCAGCTTTGCCCGGGCCGATGGTGCCTACTCCAATACAGAAGAGGAGATGGTCAACAAAATGGCCGCTTACCTCGGCGTCAATCAGCAGCAAACCAAGGCGCTGGAAAGCGTAGTCGACCAGGCGGCCTCGGTGCCGCACGACGCGAATGACCCCGGCAAGCAAGGTTTCCTGAGCGGCATTACCGATAAGCTGGGCAGCGTGGGCATTCCGAAAGGCGCCCTGATGGCCGGCCTGCTCGGCGTAGTGGCCCCGATGGTTATTTCCGGCGTCATGAACCGCGGCGGCCAGTCGTCGGGCATGGGCGGCATGGGTGGCGGCCTGGGCAGCGTGCTGGGCGGCAGCGGCACGATGGGCGGTTTGCTCGGCGGCGCGGCTGGCAACGTCATGGGCAGCGGCTCGATGGGCGGTTTGCTGGGCGGCTTGCTCGGCGGCGGCTTACTGAGCGGCGTGCTGGGCGGCGGCGGCGGCGGCGGCTCCTACGGCAACGTTCCGCAGCAAGGTTCGCACGTGGGCAGTGGCGGCCTGGGCTCCCTCACCTCCATTCTGGGCGGCCTGGGTGGCGTACCCGGCTCGGCCCCCCGCAGCGCGGGTGGTGGCGGACTGGGCGGCCTGCTCGGCGGCGGCATGGGTTCTTTGCTGGGCGGCCTGTTCGGGCGCTAA
- a CDS encoding glycosyltransferase family 39 protein — protein MPLLPDSLRRPLVLAFFAVVTLLGLALHRDYGVSWDEQLDRLNGIISVKYVALRLAPALARRQESFAAIPDMSQNEDVDHGVIFQMPLVVLEKLVGADDPRAVYFLRHLVTFFTVTAGLYAFYRLARLRFGSWVPGLLGAALLLLSPRFFAEAFYNYKDLVFLAFFTGAIYTLSRLLRRPSPGRALTHALLTGAALDVRTMGVLLVAFTVFFAALEMVYRPAIRQSLLRAVLLYVPVTAAVVVAGWPYLWENPVGHFLAAFQSFSRYRSDMLVQYWGQQISVRDLPWHYAPVWLLITTPVPYTLLFLGGVGSLGLTAARRPGAWLRTRTGRQDLLVAVWFFAPLAAIIGLHSVLYDGWRHLYFIYPAFLLLALRGVAASGADRVGSGAARWLRVAVQLLVVGGLLHSTYRIGRDHPYQNVYFSFLPGPVAERLFERDYWGLSGRRGLEWILAHDPSARVLVGTDARASLVLHNNHLLLPPAERARLVLTTGARARYFLTTYRWHPGSYPASYGPEVYCIRVNGVKILSVFRRP, from the coding sequence TTGCCCCTTTTGCCCGATTCGCTGCGCCGGCCCCTGGTTCTGGCCTTTTTTGCCGTGGTAACGCTGCTGGGCCTTGCGCTGCACCGCGACTATGGCGTATCGTGGGATGAGCAGCTCGACCGGCTCAACGGTATCATCAGCGTGAAATACGTGGCGCTGCGCCTGGCGCCGGCGCTGGCCCGGCGCCAGGAAAGCTTTGCCGCCATTCCCGATATGAGCCAGAACGAGGACGTAGACCACGGCGTGATTTTCCAGATGCCGCTGGTGGTGCTGGAAAAGCTGGTGGGTGCCGACGACCCGCGCGCGGTGTACTTTCTGCGCCACCTGGTCACGTTTTTCACCGTTACCGCAGGCCTGTACGCGTTTTACCGGCTGGCCCGGCTACGGTTCGGCAGTTGGGTGCCGGGCTTGCTGGGCGCGGCGCTGCTGCTGCTCTCGCCGCGCTTTTTCGCCGAGGCCTTCTACAACTACAAGGACCTCGTGTTCCTGGCCTTTTTCACCGGAGCCATCTACACGCTCAGCCGGCTGCTCCGCCGCCCTTCCCCGGGCCGGGCGCTAACCCACGCCCTGCTGACCGGCGCGGCCCTGGACGTGCGCACGATGGGCGTGCTGCTGGTGGCGTTTACCGTGTTTTTTGCCGCCCTGGAAATGGTGTACCGCCCGGCAATTCGCCAGTCTCTGCTCCGGGCCGTGCTGCTGTACGTGCCCGTTACGGCGGCGGTAGTGGTGGCGGGCTGGCCCTACCTGTGGGAAAACCCGGTGGGCCACTTCCTGGCCGCTTTCCAGAGCTTCAGCCGCTACCGTTCCGATATGCTGGTGCAGTACTGGGGCCAGCAGATTTCGGTGCGCGACCTGCCCTGGCACTACGCCCCGGTCTGGCTGCTCATCACCACGCCGGTACCCTACACCCTGCTGTTTCTGGGCGGCGTGGGGTCGTTGGGGCTGACGGCGGCCCGCCGCCCCGGCGCCTGGCTGCGCACCCGCACTGGCCGTCAGGATCTGCTCGTTGCCGTCTGGTTTTTTGCCCCGCTGGCGGCCATTATCGGGCTGCACTCGGTGCTGTATGATGGCTGGCGGCACCTGTATTTTATTTACCCGGCCTTTCTGCTGCTGGCCCTGCGCGGCGTGGCCGCCAGCGGAGCCGACCGGGTTGGCTCGGGCGCGGCCCGCTGGCTTCGGGTAGCGGTGCAGCTGCTGGTCGTGGGCGGCCTGCTGCATTCAACCTACCGTATCGGGCGCGACCATCCCTACCAGAACGTGTACTTCAGCTTTCTGCCCGGGCCGGTGGCCGAGCGGCTGTTTGAGCGCGACTACTGGGGCTTGTCGGGAAGGCGGGGGCTGGAGTGGATTCTGGCCCACGACCCTAGCGCCCGGGTGCTGGTGGGCACCGACGCCCGCGCCTCGCTCGTGCTTCACAACAACCACTTACTTTTGCCCCCGGCCGAGCGGGCCCGCCTCGTGCTGACCACCGGGGCCCGGGCGCGCTACTTTCTGACAACTTACCGCTGGCATCCGGGTTCCTACCCCGCCAGCTACGGCCCGGAAGTGTACTGCATCCGGGTTAATGGGGTCAAGATTCTGTCGGTGTTTCGCCGGCCGTAG
- a CDS encoding GNAT family N-acetyltransferase, translated as MPLLEVTDAHRIRQFLDLPRRIYQDQPNYIAPLDHEIEAVFDPRKNTNFQHGEAIRWILTDNGGQVIGRVAAFVNQKTAHTDPTLPTGGLGFFECINDQAAANTLFEAGKAWLAQRGMQAMDGPINFGERDRYWGLLVAGFTEPNYGMFYHPPYYQQLFENYGFQVYFKQYTCYREVAAPLHEAFQRAADQYAAQPEFSFRHADKSNAEKLARDFQHVYNLAWANHSGVVGMSLEKARGLVKEMKPVADERLLWFAYHHDEPIAFFVSLPELNQIFKHIGTRFNLWDKLRFLWQKRKYDQRPDKKMFGVIFGVVPAWQGKKVESALMVHARQEFMRAGYTDCEMNWIGDFNPRMLAVIRSIGARIHKTHVTYRKLFDETRPFERCPVIK; from the coding sequence ATGCCCTTACTCGAAGTAACCGACGCCCATCGAATCCGGCAGTTTCTGGACCTGCCACGCCGCATCTACCAGGACCAGCCCAACTACATTGCGCCCCTCGACCACGAAATCGAAGCCGTTTTCGACCCCAGGAAGAACACCAACTTCCAGCACGGCGAAGCCATTCGCTGGATTCTGACCGACAACGGCGGCCAGGTCATCGGGCGCGTGGCGGCCTTCGTCAACCAGAAAACGGCCCACACCGACCCCACGCTGCCCACCGGCGGCCTGGGCTTTTTCGAGTGCATCAACGACCAAGCTGCCGCCAACACGCTGTTTGAGGCGGGCAAGGCCTGGCTAGCTCAGCGCGGCATGCAGGCCATGGACGGCCCCATCAACTTCGGGGAGCGGGACCGGTACTGGGGCTTGCTCGTGGCGGGCTTCACCGAGCCCAACTACGGCATGTTCTACCACCCGCCCTACTACCAGCAGCTGTTCGAAAACTACGGCTTCCAGGTCTACTTCAAGCAGTACACCTGCTACCGGGAAGTAGCGGCGCCCCTGCACGAGGCCTTCCAGCGCGCCGCCGACCAGTACGCGGCCCAACCCGAGTTCAGCTTCCGCCACGCCGATAAGAGCAATGCCGAAAAGCTGGCCCGCGACTTCCAGCACGTCTACAACCTGGCCTGGGCCAACCACAGCGGCGTCGTCGGCATGTCGCTGGAAAAGGCCCGTGGCTTAGTCAAGGAAATGAAGCCCGTGGCTGATGAGCGGCTGCTCTGGTTTGCCTACCACCACGACGAGCCCATTGCCTTCTTCGTGAGCCTGCCCGAGCTCAACCAGATTTTCAAGCACATCGGCACCCGCTTCAACCTCTGGGACAAGCTGCGCTTCCTCTGGCAAAAGCGCAAATACGACCAGCGGCCCGACAAAAAGATGTTCGGCGTCATCTTCGGAGTGGTGCCGGCCTGGCAGGGCAAAAAGGTAGAGTCGGCCCTGATGGTACACGCCCGGCAGGAGTTCATGCGGGCCGGCTACACCGACTGCGAAATGAACTGGATTGGCGACTTCAACCCCCGCATGCTGGCCGTTATCCGCTCCATCGGGGCCCGCATCCACAAAACCCATGTCACCTACCGCAAGCTTTTCGACGAAACCCGCCCCTTCGAGCGCTGCCCGGTGATTAAATAG
- the coaE gene encoding dephospho-CoA kinase (Dephospho-CoA kinase (CoaE) performs the final step in coenzyme A biosynthesis.): MLRIGITGGIGSGKSVVCRLFAVLGVPIYDADSRAKWVMAHDPVLRQELQAAFGVDTFDAQGQLNRAYLAQVAFNNPEQLARLNGLVHPRVGHDFEQWAQAQQAAGAPYILKEAALLYESGSYKQLDKIITVFAPQAVRQARVLRRDPHRTPDDVLAIIGKQMSEEEKLSRANHVLRNDDEHLLIPQVLKLDQEFRQG; this comes from the coding sequence ATGTTGCGAATTGGAATAACCGGCGGGATTGGTTCGGGGAAAAGCGTAGTGTGCCGGCTGTTTGCGGTGCTGGGCGTGCCCATCTACGATGCCGACTCCCGGGCCAAGTGGGTTATGGCCCACGACCCGGTGCTGCGCCAGGAGTTGCAGGCCGCTTTTGGGGTCGATACGTTTGATGCCCAGGGGCAGCTCAACCGCGCTTACTTAGCGCAGGTAGCCTTCAATAACCCCGAGCAGCTGGCCCGGCTCAACGGCCTGGTGCACCCGCGCGTGGGCCACGATTTCGAGCAGTGGGCCCAGGCTCAGCAGGCGGCCGGCGCGCCCTACATCCTGAAAGAAGCGGCGCTACTCTACGAATCGGGCTCTTACAAGCAGCTCGACAAGATTATCACCGTATTCGCGCCCCAGGCCGTGCGCCAGGCCCGGGTGCTGCGCCGCGACCCGCACCGCACCCCCGACGACGTCCTGGCCATCATCGGCAAGCAGATGAGCGAGGAGGAAAAGCTCAGCCGCGCCAACCACGTGCTGCGCAACGACGACGAACACCTGCTCATTCCGCAGGTGCTGAAGCTGGACCAGGAGTTTCGACAAGGCTAA
- a CDS encoding YbbR-like domain-containing protein: MPITRAIRLARWFTSPFFGQERSYWRAVTACFLAASTFWLLNALNKTYTTRITYPLLWAYDEQRYIPVKPLPTEVAVNVTGRGWKLLRKNLLLDVKPAEVRLRRLPATRFVTGQSLRPALQAAMEGLQFNYVLADTLWVEFDRLVTRRLPLTLSPSADGSALPYAAKFTPESVAFHGPARMVNSLASPYPVHLPQAPAGSSEGAIIVPIGGPELVQTQVQQVKVRLQPRPLLTLPLRVVPELRDFPEGQQFILRPATVQVQVQCFPEDSARLDRSQVHVLLHYGQFHSPDSSLQPVLSQAPAQARGVRILTPSVRVSQRRSGE, from the coding sequence GTGCCCATTACCCGCGCTATTCGCCTGGCCCGCTGGTTTACCAGCCCGTTTTTCGGGCAGGAGCGGAGCTACTGGCGCGCGGTAACGGCCTGCTTTCTGGCGGCGTCCACGTTCTGGCTGCTCAATGCCCTGAACAAGACCTACACTACGCGCATCACCTACCCGCTGCTGTGGGCCTACGATGAGCAGCGCTACATTCCGGTAAAGCCCCTGCCCACGGAAGTAGCCGTAAACGTGACGGGGCGGGGCTGGAAGCTGCTGCGCAAGAACCTGCTGCTCGACGTGAAGCCCGCCGAAGTGCGCCTGCGCCGCCTGCCGGCCACGCGCTTCGTCACGGGCCAGTCGCTCAGGCCGGCGCTGCAGGCGGCTATGGAAGGGCTGCAGTTCAACTACGTGCTGGCCGATACGCTCTGGGTGGAGTTCGATAGGCTCGTGACGCGCCGCCTGCCGCTCACGCTGAGTCCCAGCGCCGACGGCTCGGCCTTGCCCTACGCGGCCAAGTTCACGCCCGAAAGCGTAGCGTTTCACGGGCCGGCGCGCATGGTCAACAGCCTGGCCAGCCCGTATCCGGTGCACTTGCCCCAGGCCCCGGCCGGCAGCAGCGAGGGGGCCATCATCGTCCCGATTGGTGGGCCGGAGCTGGTGCAGACCCAGGTGCAGCAGGTAAAGGTGCGCCTGCAGCCCCGGCCCCTGCTGACGCTGCCGCTGCGGGTGGTGCCCGAGCTGCGCGACTTCCCCGAAGGCCAGCAATTCATTCTGCGCCCCGCTACCGTGCAGGTGCAGGTGCAGTGCTTCCCCGAAGATTCGGCCCGCCTCGACCGGAGCCAGGTGCACGTGCTGCTGCACTACGGCCAGTTTCACTCCCCCGATTCCAGCCTGCAACCCGTGTTGTCGCAGGCCCCTGCCCAAGCCCGCGGCGTACGAATCCTGACGCCCTCGGTGCGCGTTTCACAGCGGAGAAGCGGCGAATGA
- the yajC gene encoding preprotein translocase subunit YajC codes for MLITLLLQAQTGEGLTSLLFPVLIAVVVYFFMIRPQQRRSSEAKKFRESLTKGAAVVTIGGLHGKVLEVHEESVIIEVDKGVRLKFDRTAIAREVAPKNAPAAPATPAASDNA; via the coding sequence ATGCTGATAACGCTTCTCTTACAAGCCCAAACCGGCGAAGGCCTCACCTCGCTGCTGTTTCCGGTGCTAATTGCCGTCGTAGTTTACTTTTTCATGATCCGGCCCCAGCAGCGCCGCTCCTCCGAAGCCAAGAAGTTTCGGGAGTCGCTGACGAAAGGCGCGGCCGTGGTGACCATCGGCGGCCTGCACGGCAAGGTGCTGGAAGTCCACGAAGAATCGGTTATCATTGAAGTGGACAAGGGTGTGCGCCTCAAGTTTGACCGCACGGCCATTGCCCGTGAAGTAGCCCCCAAGAATGCGCCGGCGGCCCCGGCAACGCCGGCGGCTTCCGACAACGCCTAA
- a CDS encoding DUF1573 domain-containing protein encodes MKRTLFSAFLLSSALMFGACNNDKTAEVGTEGMNAAATAANDAAANPTVDNPNVAAETEAPNPNAPVMTFTESEFNFGDIKPGEVVKHTFEFTNTGKSPLLIENATASCGCTTPNWTKDPIAPGSKGTIEVQFNSQGKSGLQNKEVAVRANTQPSITQIAIRANILPESTNGPVKQ; translated from the coding sequence ATGAAACGTACTCTGTTTTCTGCTTTTCTGCTTTCCAGCGCCCTGATGTTCGGTGCCTGCAACAACGACAAGACGGCCGAAGTAGGCACGGAAGGCATGAATGCCGCCGCTACGGCCGCTAACGATGCTGCCGCCAACCCCACCGTCGACAACCCTAACGTGGCGGCCGAAACCGAAGCACCCAACCCCAACGCTCCGGTGATGACCTTCACCGAGTCGGAGTTCAACTTCGGCGACATCAAGCCCGGCGAGGTGGTAAAGCACACGTTCGAGTTTACCAACACCGGCAAGTCGCCGCTGCTGATTGAAAACGCCACGGCGTCGTGCGGCTGCACTACCCCCAACTGGACCAAAGACCCCATCGCGCCCGGCTCGAAAGGCACCATCGAAGTGCAGTTCAACAGCCAGGGCAAGTCGGGTTTGCAGAACAAGGAGGTAGCCGTGCGGGCCAACACCCAGCCCAGCATCACCCAGATTGCCATTCGCGCCAACATCCTGCCCGAATCGACCAACGGCCCGGTAAAGCAATAA
- a CDS encoding isocitrate/isopropylmalate dehydrogenase family protein: MHTITLIPGDGIGPEITKAVQDIFAAAGAPIQWEEQNAGQTTFDQSGELIPQSLLDSLEKNRVALKGPITTPVGKGFRSINITLRQKYDLYQNVRPAKTTEGIDSRYSGVNLVLFRENTEGLYSGLEVYDERLGISDSFNRITVEGSRKICRAAFAYAAKHGRKKVTLAHKANILKMAGKLMLDACKEAATEFPQIVFEDKIIDNMCMQLVNKPEQFDVVVTTNLFGDILSDLCAGLVGGLGVVSGANIGDNMAIFEAVHGSAPDIAGQGKANPTALLRSGLMMLHHLGEHELADRIEKALDETLKHREECTGDLGGKASTSQFAQSIIGRLA; encoded by the coding sequence ATGCACACCATCACCCTCATCCCCGGCGACGGCATCGGGCCCGAAATCACGAAGGCAGTTCAGGACATTTTCGCGGCCGCTGGCGCCCCCATTCAGTGGGAAGAGCAGAACGCCGGGCAGACGACCTTCGACCAGTCGGGCGAGCTGATTCCGCAGTCGTTGCTCGACTCGCTGGAGAAAAACCGCGTGGCCCTGAAAGGCCCCATCACGACGCCCGTGGGCAAGGGTTTCCGCAGCATCAACATCACGCTGCGCCAGAAGTACGACCTCTACCAGAACGTGCGCCCGGCCAAAACCACCGAGGGCATCGACTCGCGCTACTCGGGCGTGAACCTGGTGCTGTTCCGCGAAAACACCGAGGGCCTGTACTCGGGCCTGGAAGTGTACGACGAGCGCCTGGGCATCTCCGACTCGTTTAACCGCATCACGGTGGAAGGCTCGCGCAAGATCTGCCGCGCCGCCTTTGCCTACGCCGCCAAGCACGGCCGCAAAAAGGTGACCCTGGCCCACAAGGCCAACATCCTGAAAATGGCCGGCAAGCTCATGCTCGACGCCTGCAAGGAAGCCGCCACCGAGTTTCCGCAAATCGTGTTCGAAGACAAGATCATCGACAACATGTGCATGCAGCTCGTGAATAAGCCCGAGCAGTTCGACGTGGTGGTGACCACCAACCTGTTTGGCGACATTCTCTCCGACCTCTGCGCCGGCCTCGTGGGCGGCCTGGGCGTGGTGTCGGGTGCTAACATCGGCGACAACATGGCCATCTTCGAAGCCGTGCACGGCTCGGCCCCCGACATTGCCGGCCAGGGCAAAGCCAACCCCACCGCCCTGCTGCGCTCGGGCCTGATGATGCTGCACCACCTGGGCGAGCATGAACTGGCCGACCGTATTGAAAAGGCGCTGGACGAGACGCTCAAGCACCGCGAAGAGTGCACCGGCGACCTGGGCGGCAAAGCCAGCACCAGCCAGTTTGCCCAGTCGATTATCGGCCGCCTGGCGTAA
- a CDS encoding YtxH domain-containing protein gives MGSKTTTGILCFAGGALTGAAVGLLFAPEKGRETRSWLSYQLEKYREVLADLTESLVTSRTEAGPTSSAKSEGQRVIQDAKSKAEQLLGDVDQLINQINSRKAV, from the coding sequence ATGGGTAGCAAAACCACTACCGGTATTCTGTGCTTCGCGGGCGGTGCCCTCACCGGGGCCGCTGTTGGACTTCTGTTTGCTCCGGAAAAGGGGCGCGAAACCCGTAGCTGGCTCAGCTACCAGCTCGAAAAGTACCGCGAAGTACTGGCCGACCTCACCGAAAGCCTCGTCACCAGCCGCACCGAAGCCGGACCCACGTCCAGCGCCAAGTCGGAAGGCCAGCGCGTGATTCAGGACGCCAAGAGCAAGGCCGAACAGCTGCTCGGCGACGTCGACCAGCTGATCAACCAGATCAACTCGCGCAAAGCCGTTTAA
- the nusB gene encoding transcription antitermination factor NusB has translation MLNRRTLRIKVMQALYAYHQAVGSDFMLANDRIADAFAPDLNAPEAQDRKLLKGQQKMAEAIFREWHKGGSAAEVEKIDDKEVNDAVTDAISFYQKAKAKDGTFYAGQMVHGAESIHTQYLHLLNLPDALLRVIEEEKQREARRFTPSKETPLDTTRFEENQVIQKLVGNKQLLDLTIRRNAQWAGEDDMEALRKAWRNEIKPDAEFQSYLAAPAGNYAEDQELLKYLYKTFVFKGESLPAYLDEDDQNWEENRSVVKNLVVKTLKMLDEAADENLELMSLSANWVDDKEFAETLYKQTLADDERYEKLIAESVQNWDVERVALTDKILLKMALCEMHLFRGIPVKVTINEYIEISKMYSTPKSKQFVNGILDKLAQDLTASGAIRKSGRGLLDNQ, from the coding sequence ATGCTCAATCGCCGCACGCTCCGCATTAAGGTTATGCAGGCCCTGTACGCTTACCATCAGGCTGTCGGGTCCGATTTTATGCTGGCTAATGACCGTATTGCGGATGCCTTTGCTCCCGACCTGAACGCCCCCGAGGCCCAGGACCGCAAGCTGCTGAAAGGGCAGCAGAAAATGGCTGAGGCTATTTTCCGGGAGTGGCACAAGGGCGGCTCGGCGGCCGAAGTCGAGAAAATCGACGACAAGGAAGTAAACGATGCCGTAACCGACGCCATCAGCTTCTACCAGAAAGCCAAGGCCAAGGACGGCACCTTCTACGCCGGCCAGATGGTGCACGGCGCCGAAAGCATCCACACCCAGTATCTGCACCTGCTGAATTTGCCGGATGCCTTGCTGCGCGTGATTGAGGAAGAAAAGCAGCGCGAAGCCCGCCGCTTCACGCCCTCCAAGGAAACCCCGCTCGACACGACCCGCTTCGAGGAAAACCAGGTGATTCAGAAGCTCGTCGGCAACAAGCAGCTGCTCGACCTGACCATCCGGCGCAACGCCCAGTGGGCCGGCGAAGACGACATGGAAGCCCTGCGCAAAGCCTGGCGCAACGAAATCAAGCCCGACGCTGAGTTTCAGAGCTACCTGGCGGCCCCGGCCGGCAACTACGCCGAAGACCAGGAGCTGCTGAAGTATCTGTACAAGACGTTCGTCTTTAAGGGCGAGTCGCTGCCGGCCTACCTCGACGAGGACGACCAGAACTGGGAGGAAAACCGCTCGGTGGTGAAAAACCTGGTGGTCAAGACCCTGAAGATGCTCGACGAAGCCGCCGATGAGAATCTGGAGCTGATGTCTTTGTCGGCCAACTGGGTCGACGACAAGGAATTTGCCGAGACGCTCTACAAGCAGACCCTGGCCGACGACGAGCGGTACGAAAAGCTCATTGCCGAGTCGGTGCAGAACTGGGACGTGGAGCGCGTAGCCCTCACCGACAAGATTCTGCTGAAAATGGCGCTCTGCGAAATGCACCTTTTCCGCGGTATTCCGGTGAAAGTCACCATCAACGAGTATATCGAAATCAGCAAAATGTACAGCACGCCCAAGAGCAAGCAGTTTGTGAACGGTATTCTCGATAAATTGGCCCAGGACTTGACCGCCAGCGGTGCCATCCGCAAGTCGGGCCGCGGGTTGCTGGACAACCAGTAA